The proteins below come from a single Oxyura jamaicensis isolate SHBP4307 breed ruddy duck chromosome 1, BPBGC_Ojam_1.0, whole genome shotgun sequence genomic window:
- the CKAP2 gene encoding cytoskeleton-associated protein 2 isoform X4, translated as MAARLPPSRRAEPAFREQRRQKVEEYLSRKKTFSGVPIQENEAPISSSGTRRAASNKLQDKNLSASPKPEMEDKENANQLSWDQSSTTSEENVILKSSMITLASGTSYNAEDLTSKDKVTEIKSQHVTLSKSFLYIKSIKEKQLIAEKQNLNVSLTKKPVLGTYRGKVIQSKINSFRKAPKSEGEKNSLPDKKTVTSTTKPAVKSLSTSRCNVVLKTIKVTNHPNSVKPNAVVPKKGTIQNMMGRRGPQPLKAASNNSDHGVVGVKKPVDFCQDAKPGAQAKAVSVVPSMKTGQDSKTMGSRKSVLLKESAEERRIRLAEWRASRGKVMKRPPISVLLETRPKSEEQDFSSAASSLDLVLHSEKVNKTLAECLQLTEQGYEGDKVRAMLQDLIQSTPGAKKLAKYWICWMHLERRGPPEKLFAVYEEAILAGAMPKDELRHMLIDIMKNTESLIKSEDGSAVIEPQREAEEVSKEPNSSLEQVQETFKSLSSDQKAEGDDKKAATGNEVIKKEEIEEEIDLKPDGEILPKKNKKHKAKERTKNKGKRETEEQSEDGVKDLAQAVNSPEKNDTTYITRYNPSTTPYLESVKMYHEANDSTAKDLKIVTPLRYSLRIREKMSKSSDTPKDSCVSSFEELESKATALLHKQNNELKEATAEMEE; from the exons ATGGCGGCACGGCTTCCCCCCAGCCGCAGGGCCGAGCCGGCCTTCCGAG aacagagaagacaaaaagtTGAAGAATACCTGTcaagaaaaaagactttttctgGCGTGCCCATTCAAGAAAACGAGGCACCGATCAG cagtaGCGGAACTAGGCGAGCAGCTAGCAATAAACTGCAAGACAAAAACCTATCAGCCTCTCCAAAGCCAGAAATG GAGGATAAAGAGAATGCTAATCAACTTTCATGGGACCAATCAAGtacaacttcagaagaaaacgttattttaaaatcttctatGATAACACTGGCATCTGGGACAAGCTATAACGCTGAAGATCTTACTTCCAAGGATaaagtcactgaaataaaatctcagcACGTAACACTTAGCAAGTCCTTCTTGtatataaaaagcataaaagagAAGCAACTgattgcagaaaaacagaatttgaatgTCAGCCTAACAAAGAAACCAGTGCTTGGTACATATCGTGGCAAAGTTATCCAATCCAAGATAAACTCCTTCCGAAAAGCTCCAAAAAGTGAAGGGGAAAAGAATTCTTTGCCAGACAAGAAGACTGTTACTTCTACCACCAAGCCAGCAGTGAAATCTTTGTCCACAAGCCGCTGCAATGTAGTTCTGAAGACCATCAAAGTCACAAATCATCCCAATTCTGTAAAACCTAA TGCTGTAGTACCAAAGAAAGGAACGATCCAAAACATGATGGGCAGAAGGGGACCACAGCCACTGAAGGCTGCTTCTAACAATTCTGACCATGGAGTAGTAGGGGTGAAGAAACCTGTGGATTTCTGTCAAGATGCAAAACCAGGAGCTCAAGCAAAAGCAGTTTCAGTTGTTCCCAGCATGAAGACAGGACAGGATTCTAAAACTATGGGCAGcaggaaatctgttttgctgaaaGAGTCAGCAGAAGAGAGAAG AATTCGCCTGGCTGAATGGAGGGCATCCAGGGGAAAAGTGATGAAGAGGCCACCTATATCAGTGCTTCTGGAAACCCGGCCTAAGAGTGAAGAACAagacttttcttctgctgccagTTCCTTAGATCTTGTGTTACACAGTGAAAAAGTCAACAAGACTCTTGCAGAATGTCTGCAGTTAACTGAGCAG GGCTACGAAGGTGATAAAGTACGTGCCATGTTGCAAGATCTGATACAGAGCACTCCTGGGGCTAAAAAGCTTGCAAAATATTGGATCTGCTGGATGCATCTTGAACGGAGAGGCCCTcctgaaaagctttttgctgTCTATGAGGAAGCTATTTTGGCAGGAGCAATG CCTAAAGATGAACTACGACACATGCTAATAGATattatgaaaaatactgaaagccTGATTAAGTCTGAGGATG ggagCGCTGTG ATAGAACCtcagagagaagcagaggagGTCAGCAAGGAACCTAATTCATCTCTTGAGCAGGTTCAGGAGACCTTCAAGAGTCTCAGCTCTGACCAGAAAGCAGAGGGTGATGATAAGAAGGCAGCGACTGGCAATGAAGTGatcaaaaaagaagaaatagaagaagaaatagaCTTGAAACCAGATGGAGAGATCTTGCCaaaaaagaataagaagcaCAAAGCTAAAGAGCGtacaaaaaacaaaggaaaacgcgaaacagaagagcagagtGAAGATGGGGTGAAAGATCTAGCCCAAGCAGTTAATTCTCCTGAGAAGAATGACACAACTTACATAACAAGATACAACCCATCTACCACACCATACCTGGAAAG cGTGAAGATGTACCATGAGGCAAATGACTCCACTGCTAAAGACCTGAAAATCGTAACCCCTTTGCGATATTCCCTTCGCATTCGGGAGAAGATGTCCAAGTCCTCAGATACTCCTAAAGATTCATGTGTCTCATCATTTGAAGAACTGGAATCAAAAGCCACTGCACTGCtccacaaacaaaacaatgagcTGAAGGAAGCAACTGCTGAAATGGAAGAGTAA
- the CKAP2 gene encoding cytoskeleton-associated protein 2 isoform X2 encodes MAARLPPSRRAEPAFREQRRQKVEEYLSRKKTFSGVPIQENEAPISSSGTRRAASNKLQDKNLSASPKPEMEDKENANQLSWDQSSTTSEENVILKSSMITLASGTSYNAEDLTSKDKVTEIKSQHVTLSKSFLYIKSIKEKQLIAEKQNLNVSLTKKPVLGTYRGKVIQSKINSFRKAPKSEGEKNSLPDKKTVTSTTKPAVKSLSTSRCNVVLKTIKVTNHPNSVKPNAVVPKKGTIQNMMGRRGPQPLKAASNNSDHGVVGVKKPVDFCQDAKPGAQAKAVSVVPSMKTGQDSKTMGSRKSVLLKESAEERRIRLAEWRASRGKVMKRPPISVLLETRPKSEEQDFSSAASSLDLVLHSEKVNKTLAECLQLTEQGYEGDKVRAMLQDLIQSTPGAKKLAKYWICWMHLERRGPPEKLFAVYEEAILAGAMPKDELRHMLIDIMKNTESLIKSEDGSAVIESHLEEAEEESKIEPQREAEEVSKEPNSSLEQVQETFKSLSSDQKAEGDDKKAATGNEVIKKEEIEEEIDLKPDGEILPKKNKKHKAKERTKNKGKRETEEQSEDGVKDLAQAVNSPEKNDTTYITRYNPSTTPYLESVKMYHEANDSTAKDLKIVTPLRYSLRIREKMSKSSDTPKDSCVSSFEELESKATALLHKQNNELKEATAEMEE; translated from the exons ATGGCGGCACGGCTTCCCCCCAGCCGCAGGGCCGAGCCGGCCTTCCGAG aacagagaagacaaaaagtTGAAGAATACCTGTcaagaaaaaagactttttctgGCGTGCCCATTCAAGAAAACGAGGCACCGATCAG cagtaGCGGAACTAGGCGAGCAGCTAGCAATAAACTGCAAGACAAAAACCTATCAGCCTCTCCAAAGCCAGAAATG GAGGATAAAGAGAATGCTAATCAACTTTCATGGGACCAATCAAGtacaacttcagaagaaaacgttattttaaaatcttctatGATAACACTGGCATCTGGGACAAGCTATAACGCTGAAGATCTTACTTCCAAGGATaaagtcactgaaataaaatctcagcACGTAACACTTAGCAAGTCCTTCTTGtatataaaaagcataaaagagAAGCAACTgattgcagaaaaacagaatttgaatgTCAGCCTAACAAAGAAACCAGTGCTTGGTACATATCGTGGCAAAGTTATCCAATCCAAGATAAACTCCTTCCGAAAAGCTCCAAAAAGTGAAGGGGAAAAGAATTCTTTGCCAGACAAGAAGACTGTTACTTCTACCACCAAGCCAGCAGTGAAATCTTTGTCCACAAGCCGCTGCAATGTAGTTCTGAAGACCATCAAAGTCACAAATCATCCCAATTCTGTAAAACCTAA TGCTGTAGTACCAAAGAAAGGAACGATCCAAAACATGATGGGCAGAAGGGGACCACAGCCACTGAAGGCTGCTTCTAACAATTCTGACCATGGAGTAGTAGGGGTGAAGAAACCTGTGGATTTCTGTCAAGATGCAAAACCAGGAGCTCAAGCAAAAGCAGTTTCAGTTGTTCCCAGCATGAAGACAGGACAGGATTCTAAAACTATGGGCAGcaggaaatctgttttgctgaaaGAGTCAGCAGAAGAGAGAAG AATTCGCCTGGCTGAATGGAGGGCATCCAGGGGAAAAGTGATGAAGAGGCCACCTATATCAGTGCTTCTGGAAACCCGGCCTAAGAGTGAAGAACAagacttttcttctgctgccagTTCCTTAGATCTTGTGTTACACAGTGAAAAAGTCAACAAGACTCTTGCAGAATGTCTGCAGTTAACTGAGCAG GGCTACGAAGGTGATAAAGTACGTGCCATGTTGCAAGATCTGATACAGAGCACTCCTGGGGCTAAAAAGCTTGCAAAATATTGGATCTGCTGGATGCATCTTGAACGGAGAGGCCCTcctgaaaagctttttgctgTCTATGAGGAAGCTATTTTGGCAGGAGCAATG CCTAAAGATGAACTACGACACATGCTAATAGATattatgaaaaatactgaaagccTGATTAAGTCTGAGGATG ggagCGCTGTGATAGAATCTCATTTAgaagaagcagaggaggaaagcaaGATAGAACCtcagagagaagcagaggagGTCAGCAAGGAACCTAATTCATCTCTTGAGCAGGTTCAGGAGACCTTCAAGAGTCTCAGCTCTGACCAGAAAGCAGAGGGTGATGATAAGAAGGCAGCGACTGGCAATGAAGTGatcaaaaaagaagaaatagaagaagaaatagaCTTGAAACCAGATGGAGAGATCTTGCCaaaaaagaataagaagcaCAAAGCTAAAGAGCGtacaaaaaacaaaggaaaacgcgaaacagaagagcagagtGAAGATGGGGTGAAAGATCTAGCCCAAGCAGTTAATTCTCCTGAGAAGAATGACACAACTTACATAACAAGATACAACCCATCTACCACACCATACCTGGAAAG cGTGAAGATGTACCATGAGGCAAATGACTCCACTGCTAAAGACCTGAAAATCGTAACCCCTTTGCGATATTCCCTTCGCATTCGGGAGAAGATGTCCAAGTCCTCAGATACTCCTAAAGATTCATGTGTCTCATCATTTGAAGAACTGGAATCAAAAGCCACTGCACTGCtccacaaacaaaacaatgagcTGAAGGAAGCAACTGCTGAAATGGAAGAGTAA
- the CKAP2 gene encoding cytoskeleton-associated protein 2 isoform X3 has product MAARLPPSRRAEPAFREQRRQKVEEYLSRKKTFSGVPIQENEAPISSSGTRRAASNKLQDKNLSASPKPEMEDKENANQLSWDQSSTTSEENVILKSSMITLASGTSYNAEDLTSKDKVTEIKSQHVTLSKSFLYIKSIKEKQLIAEKQNLNVSLTKKPVLGTYRGKVIQSKINSFRKAPKSEGEKNSLPDKKTVTSTTKPAVKSLSTSRCNVVLKTIKVTNHPNSVKPNGVVPKKGTIQNMMGRRGPQPLKAASNNSDHGVVGVKKPVDFCQDAKPGAQAKAVSVVPSMKTGQDSKTMGSRKSVLLKESAEERRIRLAEWRASRGKVMKRPPISVLLETRPKSEEQDFSSAASSLDLVLHSEKVNKTLAECLQLTEQGYEGDKVRAMLQDLIQSTPGAKKLAKYWICWMHLERRGPPEKLFAVYEEAILAGAMPKDELRHMLIDIMKNTESLIKSEDGSAVIESHLEEAEEESKIEPQREAEEVSKEPNSSLEQVQETFKSLSSDQKAEGDDKKAATGNEVIKKEEIEEEIDLKPDGEILPKKNKKHKAKERTKNKGKRETEEQSEDGVKDLAQAVNSPEKNDTTYITRYNPSTTPYLESVKMYHEANDSTAKDLKIVTPLRYSLRIREKMSKSSDTPKDSCVSSFEELESKATALLHKQNNELKEATAEMEE; this is encoded by the exons ATGGCGGCACGGCTTCCCCCCAGCCGCAGGGCCGAGCCGGCCTTCCGAG aacagagaagacaaaaagtTGAAGAATACCTGTcaagaaaaaagactttttctgGCGTGCCCATTCAAGAAAACGAGGCACCGATCAG cagtaGCGGAACTAGGCGAGCAGCTAGCAATAAACTGCAAGACAAAAACCTATCAGCCTCTCCAAAGCCAGAAATG GAGGATAAAGAGAATGCTAATCAACTTTCATGGGACCAATCAAGtacaacttcagaagaaaacgttattttaaaatcttctatGATAACACTGGCATCTGGGACAAGCTATAACGCTGAAGATCTTACTTCCAAGGATaaagtcactgaaataaaatctcagcACGTAACACTTAGCAAGTCCTTCTTGtatataaaaagcataaaagagAAGCAACTgattgcagaaaaacagaatttgaatgTCAGCCTAACAAAGAAACCAGTGCTTGGTACATATCGTGGCAAAGTTATCCAATCCAAGATAAACTCCTTCCGAAAAGCTCCAAAAAGTGAAGGGGAAAAGAATTCTTTGCCAGACAAGAAGACTGTTACTTCTACCACCAAGCCAGCAGTGAAATCTTTGTCCACAAGCCGCTGCAATGTAGTTCTGAAGACCATCAAAGTCACAAATCATCCCAATTCTGTAAAACCTAACGG TGTAGTACCAAAGAAAGGAACGATCCAAAACATGATGGGCAGAAGGGGACCACAGCCACTGAAGGCTGCTTCTAACAATTCTGACCATGGAGTAGTAGGGGTGAAGAAACCTGTGGATTTCTGTCAAGATGCAAAACCAGGAGCTCAAGCAAAAGCAGTTTCAGTTGTTCCCAGCATGAAGACAGGACAGGATTCTAAAACTATGGGCAGcaggaaatctgttttgctgaaaGAGTCAGCAGAAGAGAGAAG AATTCGCCTGGCTGAATGGAGGGCATCCAGGGGAAAAGTGATGAAGAGGCCACCTATATCAGTGCTTCTGGAAACCCGGCCTAAGAGTGAAGAACAagacttttcttctgctgccagTTCCTTAGATCTTGTGTTACACAGTGAAAAAGTCAACAAGACTCTTGCAGAATGTCTGCAGTTAACTGAGCAG GGCTACGAAGGTGATAAAGTACGTGCCATGTTGCAAGATCTGATACAGAGCACTCCTGGGGCTAAAAAGCTTGCAAAATATTGGATCTGCTGGATGCATCTTGAACGGAGAGGCCCTcctgaaaagctttttgctgTCTATGAGGAAGCTATTTTGGCAGGAGCAATG CCTAAAGATGAACTACGACACATGCTAATAGATattatgaaaaatactgaaagccTGATTAAGTCTGAGGATG ggagCGCTGTGATAGAATCTCATTTAgaagaagcagaggaggaaagcaaGATAGAACCtcagagagaagcagaggagGTCAGCAAGGAACCTAATTCATCTCTTGAGCAGGTTCAGGAGACCTTCAAGAGTCTCAGCTCTGACCAGAAAGCAGAGGGTGATGATAAGAAGGCAGCGACTGGCAATGAAGTGatcaaaaaagaagaaatagaagaagaaatagaCTTGAAACCAGATGGAGAGATCTTGCCaaaaaagaataagaagcaCAAAGCTAAAGAGCGtacaaaaaacaaaggaaaacgcgaaacagaagagcagagtGAAGATGGGGTGAAAGATCTAGCCCAAGCAGTTAATTCTCCTGAGAAGAATGACACAACTTACATAACAAGATACAACCCATCTACCACACCATACCTGGAAAG cGTGAAGATGTACCATGAGGCAAATGACTCCACTGCTAAAGACCTGAAAATCGTAACCCCTTTGCGATATTCCCTTCGCATTCGGGAGAAGATGTCCAAGTCCTCAGATACTCCTAAAGATTCATGTGTCTCATCATTTGAAGAACTGGAATCAAAAGCCACTGCACTGCtccacaaacaaaacaatgagcTGAAGGAAGCAACTGCTGAAATGGAAGAGTAA
- the VPS36 gene encoding vacuolar protein-sorting-associated protein 36 has product MDRFAWSSGLLELGETLVVQQRGVRLYDGEEKVKFDSGVLLLSTHRLLWRDQKNHECCIAIPLSQVVFIEEQAAGIGKSAKIVVHLHPASSNKEPGPFQSSKYSYIKLSFKEHGQIEFYRRFSEEITQRRWENTPTGQTFQVAKDPQAGRTRAIGIVGIERKLEEKRKETDKNISEAFEDLSKLMEKAKEMVELSKSIANKIKEKQGDITEDETIRFKSYLLSMGIANPVTRETHGSGTHYHMQLAKQLAEMLQTPLEERGGIMSLTEVYCLVNRARGLELLSPEDLVNACKMLESLKLPLRLRIFDSGVMVLELQSHNEEEMVASALETVSEKGSLTADEFAKLVGMSVLLAKERLLLAEKMGHLCRDDSVEGLRFYPNLFLTQS; this is encoded by the exons ATGGACCGCTTCGCGTGGAGCAGcgggctgctggagctgggggagacGCTGGTGGTGCAGCAGCGCGGTGTGCGCCTCTACGACGGGGAGGAGAAG gtGAAATTTGATAGTGGAGTGTTACTCCTTAGTACACACAGGCTTCTTTGGAGGGATCAGAAGAACCAT GAATGCTGCATTGCTATACCTCTGTCTCAGGTTGTCTTTATTGAagagcaagcagctgggatAGGAAAAAG tgccaAAATAGTAGTTCATCTTCATCCTGCTTCCTCAAACAAAGAGCCTGGTCCGTTCCAAAGCAGCAAATATTCCTACATCAAACTTTCTTTCAAAGAACATGGGCAGATTGAG TTCTACAGACGATTCTCAGAAGAAATCACACAAAGGAGGTGGGAGAACACGCCTACTGGTCAGACCTTTCAGGTTGCCAAGGATCCACAG GCAGGAAGAACAAGAGCTATAGGAATTGTAGGGATCGAaaggaaattagaagaaaaaagaaaagagactgacaaaAACATTTCCGAG gcTTTTGAGGACCTTAGTAAACTAATGGAGAAG GCTAAGGAAATGGTGGAGTTATCCAAGTCAATAGCTAATaagattaaagaaaagcaaggtgACATCACTGAGGATGAG acCATCAGGTTCAAATCATACCTGCTGAGTATGGGTATAGCTAATCCAGTCACTAGGGAAACGCATGGATCTGGTACACATTACCACATGCAACTGGCGAAACAACTAGCTGAAATGCTGCAGACACCATTAGAG gagagaggaggaatCATGTCGCTCACAGAAGTGTACTGTCTGGTAAATCGTGCACGAGGATTAGAG TTGCTCTCACCTGAAGATTTAGTAAATGCTTGTAAGATGTTGGAGTCACTGAAATTACCACTAAG GCTTCGGATATTTGACAGTGGTGTGATGGTGCTTGAGCTCCAGTCTCACAATGAAGAGGAAATGGTAGCTTCTGCATTAGAGACA GTATCTGAAAAAGGTTCTCTCACAGCTGATGAGTTTGCAAAGTTGGTGGGGATGTCTGTTCTCTTAGCCAAAGAAAG gCTGCTTCTCGCTGAAAAGATGGGCCATCTTTGCAGAGATGATTCAGTGGAAGGCTTGAGATTCTACCCAAATTTATTTCTAACGCAAAGCTAA
- the CKAP2 gene encoding cytoskeleton-associated protein 2 isoform X1, protein MAARLPPSRRAEPAFREQRRQKVEEYLSRKKTFSGVPIQENEAPISSGTRRAASNKLQDKNLSASPKPEMEDKENANQLSWDQSSTTSEENVILKSSMITLASGTSYNAEDLTSKDKVTEIKSQHVTLSKSFLYIKSIKEKQLIAEKQNLNVSLTKKPVLGTYRGKVIQSKINSFRKAPKSEGEKNSLPDKKTVTSTTKPAVKSLSTSRCNVVLKTIKVTNHPNSVKPNGVLPLQSKQSDKTAINSQSSLNKRQSTSAVVPKKGTIQNMMGRRGPQPLKAASNNSDHGVVGVKKPVDFCQDAKPGAQAKAVSVVPSMKTGQDSKTMGSRKSVLLKESAEERRIRLAEWRASRGKVMKRPPISVLLETRPKSEEQDFSSAASSLDLVLHSEKVNKTLAECLQLTEQGYEGDKVRAMLQDLIQSTPGAKKLAKYWICWMHLERRGPPEKLFAVYEEAILAGAMPKDELRHMLIDIMKNTESLIKSEDGSAVIESHLEEAEEESKIEPQREAEEVSKEPNSSLEQVQETFKSLSSDQKAEGDDKKAATGNEVIKKEEIEEEIDLKPDGEILPKKNKKHKAKERTKNKGKRETEEQSEDGVKDLAQAVNSPEKNDTTYITRYNPSTTPYLESVKMYHEANDSTAKDLKIVTPLRYSLRIREKMSKSSDTPKDSCVSSFEELESKATALLHKQNNELKEATAEMEE, encoded by the exons ATGGCGGCACGGCTTCCCCCCAGCCGCAGGGCCGAGCCGGCCTTCCGAG aacagagaagacaaaaagtTGAAGAATACCTGTcaagaaaaaagactttttctgGCGTGCCCATTCAAGAAAACGAGGCACCGATCAG taGCGGAACTAGGCGAGCAGCTAGCAATAAACTGCAAGACAAAAACCTATCAGCCTCTCCAAAGCCAGAAATG GAGGATAAAGAGAATGCTAATCAACTTTCATGGGACCAATCAAGtacaacttcagaagaaaacgttattttaaaatcttctatGATAACACTGGCATCTGGGACAAGCTATAACGCTGAAGATCTTACTTCCAAGGATaaagtcactgaaataaaatctcagcACGTAACACTTAGCAAGTCCTTCTTGtatataaaaagcataaaagagAAGCAACTgattgcagaaaaacagaatttgaatgTCAGCCTAACAAAGAAACCAGTGCTTGGTACATATCGTGGCAAAGTTATCCAATCCAAGATAAACTCCTTCCGAAAAGCTCCAAAAAGTGAAGGGGAAAAGAATTCTTTGCCAGACAAGAAGACTGTTACTTCTACCACCAAGCCAGCAGTGAAATCTTTGTCCACAAGCCGCTGCAATGTAGTTCTGAAGACCATCAAAGTCACAAATCATCCCAATTCTGTAAAACCTAACGGTGTCCTCCCATTACAGAGCAAACAGTCTGACAAAACTGCTATTAACTCACAGTCCAGTCTGAATAAAAGGCAGTCAACATCTGCTGTAGTACCAAAGAAAGGAACGATCCAAAACATGATGGGCAGAAGGGGACCACAGCCACTGAAGGCTGCTTCTAACAATTCTGACCATGGAGTAGTAGGGGTGAAGAAACCTGTGGATTTCTGTCAAGATGCAAAACCAGGAGCTCAAGCAAAAGCAGTTTCAGTTGTTCCCAGCATGAAGACAGGACAGGATTCTAAAACTATGGGCAGcaggaaatctgttttgctgaaaGAGTCAGCAGAAGAGAGAAG AATTCGCCTGGCTGAATGGAGGGCATCCAGGGGAAAAGTGATGAAGAGGCCACCTATATCAGTGCTTCTGGAAACCCGGCCTAAGAGTGAAGAACAagacttttcttctgctgccagTTCCTTAGATCTTGTGTTACACAGTGAAAAAGTCAACAAGACTCTTGCAGAATGTCTGCAGTTAACTGAGCAG GGCTACGAAGGTGATAAAGTACGTGCCATGTTGCAAGATCTGATACAGAGCACTCCTGGGGCTAAAAAGCTTGCAAAATATTGGATCTGCTGGATGCATCTTGAACGGAGAGGCCCTcctgaaaagctttttgctgTCTATGAGGAAGCTATTTTGGCAGGAGCAATG CCTAAAGATGAACTACGACACATGCTAATAGATattatgaaaaatactgaaagccTGATTAAGTCTGAGGATG ggagCGCTGTGATAGAATCTCATTTAgaagaagcagaggaggaaagcaaGATAGAACCtcagagagaagcagaggagGTCAGCAAGGAACCTAATTCATCTCTTGAGCAGGTTCAGGAGACCTTCAAGAGTCTCAGCTCTGACCAGAAAGCAGAGGGTGATGATAAGAAGGCAGCGACTGGCAATGAAGTGatcaaaaaagaagaaatagaagaagaaatagaCTTGAAACCAGATGGAGAGATCTTGCCaaaaaagaataagaagcaCAAAGCTAAAGAGCGtacaaaaaacaaaggaaaacgcgaaacagaagagcagagtGAAGATGGGGTGAAAGATCTAGCCCAAGCAGTTAATTCTCCTGAGAAGAATGACACAACTTACATAACAAGATACAACCCATCTACCACACCATACCTGGAAAG cGTGAAGATGTACCATGAGGCAAATGACTCCACTGCTAAAGACCTGAAAATCGTAACCCCTTTGCGATATTCCCTTCGCATTCGGGAGAAGATGTCCAAGTCCTCAGATACTCCTAAAGATTCATGTGTCTCATCATTTGAAGAACTGGAATCAAAAGCCACTGCACTGCtccacaaacaaaacaatgagcTGAAGGAAGCAACTGCTGAAATGGAAGAGTAA